In Candidatus Hydrogenedentota bacterium, one genomic interval encodes:
- a CDS encoding NUDIX domain-containing protein encodes MSQSLSYSTAGGVVINDAKEFLVLIRSIIRDGQSVQEFRLPKGHIDPGESEEEAAVREVGEESGYWSVEIIQDLGVGHSSYVFNKKHYERDERYYLMRLTDSERLAPRPDSPEEALFKPQWMRPEEAIHCLSYRSEQDFAKRAFAVMQSWSENES; translated from the coding sequence ATGAGTCAAAGCTTATCCTATAGCACCGCCGGCGGTGTCGTGATCAACGATGCAAAAGAATTCTTGGTTTTGATACGAAGCATTATCCGAGATGGTCAATCGGTACAAGAGTTTCGTCTGCCTAAAGGTCATATTGATCCGGGGGAATCGGAAGAAGAAGCAGCCGTACGTGAAGTAGGTGAAGAATCAGGCTATTGGTCTGTAGAAATTATTCAGGATCTAGGTGTCGGTCATAGCAGTTATGTCTTTAATAAAAAACACTACGAACGAGATGAACGTTATTATCTGATGCGCCTCACCGACTCGGAACGCTTGGCGCCGCGCCCCGATAGTCCCGAAGAAGCCCTCTTCAAACCACAGTGGATGCGCCCTGAAGAAGCGATACACTGTTTAAGCTATAGGAGCGAACAAGATTTTGCCAAGCGCGCCTTCGCCGTCATGCAATCATGGTCCGAAAACGAGTCCTAA
- a CDS encoding FAD-binding oxidoreductase: MSFAAKNETLAGWGRYQPQSCAVYRPEQHASLERLLTSTAETSFIARGLGRSYGDTAVNSQGGVIDFSRLNCMIAFDEDTGVLECEGGVSLADILDYFVARGYFLPVTPGTKFVTVAGAIANDVHGKNHHCDGAFSNFVESITLWTPAQGRITCSPAENADIFWATVGGIGLTGIILSARLRLLPVESAYVRVDYQRCAHLDIALDAMAASDQNYRYSVAWVDCLASKGSLGRSVLMRGNHAPLSGLPSKLTNTPYKLPARPTLSVPLDFPGFALNKWSIKAFNTAFYAVNRNRSGVLVDYDKYFYPLDSVLQWNRMYGKPGFIQYQATFPMDQKAGLVKMLEYLASVQRASFLVVLKCFGEAGAGLLSYPTPGYTLALDIPNRKGLREITQNLDKILLDHGGRLYLAKDAITDPETFAAMYHAALPQFLDIKEKVDPEGKLDSDMARRLKLTGGKES, from the coding sequence GTGTCTTTCGCCGCCAAGAACGAGACCCTCGCCGGATGGGGCCGGTACCAACCCCAGTCTTGTGCCGTATATCGGCCGGAACAACATGCATCCTTGGAACGCTTGCTAACCTCGACTGCAGAGACGTCCTTTATTGCTCGTGGTCTGGGGCGCAGTTACGGCGATACAGCTGTTAATAGCCAAGGTGGGGTCATCGACTTTTCTCGGCTAAACTGCATGATTGCTTTTGATGAAGATACAGGCGTTTTAGAATGTGAAGGCGGCGTCAGTCTCGCCGATATTTTAGATTACTTTGTGGCGCGCGGCTATTTTTTACCGGTCACGCCCGGAACTAAATTTGTCACAGTCGCAGGGGCTATCGCCAACGATGTACACGGAAAAAATCATCATTGCGACGGCGCCTTCTCGAATTTTGTGGAATCGATCACGCTATGGACCCCTGCGCAAGGTCGCATTACGTGTTCCCCCGCAGAAAATGCGGATATCTTTTGGGCAACAGTGGGGGGCATAGGGCTCACAGGCATTATCTTGAGTGCCCGATTACGATTGCTTCCCGTAGAATCTGCCTATGTGCGGGTTGATTATCAACGTTGTGCTCATTTGGATATAGCCCTTGATGCCATGGCAGCTTCAGATCAAAATTATCGATACTCGGTGGCATGGGTCGATTGTCTCGCTTCTAAAGGTTCCCTGGGCCGTTCCGTATTAATGCGCGGCAACCATGCGCCTCTTTCAGGGCTGCCGTCCAAATTGACGAACACGCCCTATAAGCTGCCTGCACGACCAACCCTTTCGGTGCCTCTTGATTTTCCCGGATTCGCTTTGAATAAATGGAGTATCAAAGCCTTTAACACGGCCTTTTATGCGGTCAACCGCAATCGAAGCGGCGTTCTGGTCGATTACGACAAATATTTTTATCCCTTGGACAGCGTGTTGCAATGGAACCGCATGTATGGCAAGCCCGGTTTCATTCAATACCAAGCCACCTTCCCCATGGATCAGAAGGCGGGTTTGGTAAAGATGCTGGAATATCTCGCGTCCGTGCAACGCGCCTCTTTCTTGGTCGTGTTAAAATGTTTTGGCGAAGCGGGAGCAGGCTTGTTATCTTATCCCACGCCGGGCTATACCCTCGCTTTAGACATACCCAACCGCAAAGGGCTGCGCGAGATCACCCAAAACTTAGATAAGATTTTATTGGATCATGGAGGGCGGCTCTACCTTGCCAAAGACGCCATCACCGATCCGGAAACCTTCGCCGCCATGTATCACGCTGCCCTGCCGCAGTTCCTAGACATTAAAGAAAAGGTTGATCCGGAGGGAAAGCTGGATTCGGATATGGCACGCCGATTGAAATTGACTGGTGGAAAGGAATCATAA